ACGAATCATCGCCCTCTATTAGGAACGCGCGGGTATTACAAAACTACACTCCGACATGGTGTAAGTACTGTGAAGACAGGTACGAGATACAGTTTAGGGATTATTTTTCATGATGCGAAATAGAAACTTTAGATGGTTCTAATCTCCATTTCATGATATATATGATAGGACTCATATATATCATGAAATGGAGTGAAATGAATGAGAATCGCCGCACAATTGTATACGTTACGCGACTTTTTGGGAACCCACCAAGACATTGGCAATAGCTTGAAAAAAGTCAAACAAATGGGTTATCGGGCCATCCAGGCTTCTGGAGTTGGGCCTATCGATGACGCAGAATTTAAAGCGCTTGCAGATCAAGAAGGTTTGACAATCTGCGCGACGCACATCGGGTACAATGACCTGTTGAATGATATGGATTCGGTTATTGCTAAACATCAAGCATGGGACTGCAAATACGTTGGTTTAGGCGGACTCCCCGAGAAATTCCGTGAAAATAGCCAAGGTTATGCGGCATTTGCGAAGCAAGCTTCTGAATTCGGCAGACAACTGAAAAGTGCAGGATTAACGTTCATCTATCATAACCATGATTTTGAGTTTTCCAAATATGATGGTAAAACCGGCATGCAGATTTTATTCGAGGAATCAGATCCTGACGCCGTGGATTTCGAGTTGGACGTTTATTGGGTGCAAGCTGGAGGCGCCGATCCCATCGAGTGGATTCGCAAGATGGACGGGCGTATGAAGGTTGTGCATTTTAAGGATATGATTGTGACCGCGGATCGGAAACAGCGGTTTTCAGAAGTTGGTGAAGGCAATATGAATTTCAAAGGTATTCTTCAAGCCTGTGAAGAGATTGGCGTAGAGTGGGCAGCGGTCGAACAGGATGACTGTTATGACCGCAATCCCTTTGAAAGTCTGGAGATCAGCTTCACCAATCTTGCAAAACTTGGGGCAAAAAATTAAGTAGAGTTCCTATTAAATGTTGATTGGCTATCCGATGAGCTGGTGTTGCTCAATGGATGGCTTTTTTTTGATGCATATAGAAACAAACCGTAACCAATAATTTTATAAAATAATGTCCCGATGTAACATACATATATGAAGGTATATGAATGGTTTAACTTAACTATAAAAATTATCTAAGCGTATTTGCCTTTAAAAATATCATTAAATTTTTCGATTATTTTTCAAGTTTTAAATAAAAAAATCGATTAGACCGCAACGAAGAGGCGGTGCTAAGATAGGCAAAGTATTATTCCTATTATTTTCATAGGATAAGTAAGTTAAAGGGCGAAAATAGTTAGATCTGTCATATCAACTAGGAGCGTGGGAACAAATGTCCAAGAAAAAAATGCTCAAATTCGGTGCCCTGATACAAGGAGTTGGCGCCCATATTGGCTTATGGCGGCATCCGGACGCACAGGTGGATGCCAGCGTTAGTCTGGAATTCTATAAGAGCCAAGCTCAAATTGCGGAAGCAGGGAAATTTGATTTGGTCTTCATCGCTGACGGCCTCTATATTAACGAACAGTCGATTCCTCACTTTCTGAATCGCTTCGAGCCGATTACGATTCTTTCAGCACTAGCAGCTGTGACGAACCGAATTGGACTAGTTGGCACGCTGTCAACCTCTTACAGCGAGCCTTTCAGCGTAGCCAGGCAGTTCGCTTCTCTTGATCATATCAGCGGAGGCAGGGCAGGGTGGAATGTCGTCACCTCACCGCTTGAAGGTTCAGCCCGCAACTTCAACAAAGGACAGCACCCGAGCCATGCTGAGCGCTATCGCATAGCGGAGGAACATCTGCAGGCAACTAGAGGATTGTGGAACACATGGGAAGATGGGTTCCATAGTCAGCCCGTCATTTTCCAGGCAGGCTCGTCGGAAGCTGGCAGAAATCTGGCTGCCAAGTCAGCCGATGCTGTGTTAACTGAGCATGAGGACATCGAGAAAGCGAAGGAGTTCTACCGTGATGTAAAAGCTCGAGCCAAGGCTTATGGACGCTCGGAAGATGATATTGCTATTATGCATGGCATCGGCTTGATTATAGGTCGAACCCAGGAAGAAGCAGAGCGTAAACGCGAGGAAATAGCGAATCTGGTTACAATTGAAGGCGCAATCGCCCATCTGGGCAGATTTTTTGAGCATCACGACTTCTCACAGTATCCTTTGGATGCGCCGTTCCCTGATCTGGGCGACCTTGGCAGCAATAGCTACCAAAGTATCACCGGGCGAATCAAGCGTATGGCTGAGGAACAGAAATTAACGCTTAGGCAGGTTGCATTTCGCGCTGTAACTCCGCCTGGCGAGTTCGTCGGCACACCTTTGTATATCGCTGATCTGATC
Above is a genomic segment from Paenibacillus sp. HWE-109 containing:
- a CDS encoding LLM class flavin-dependent oxidoreductase, with product MSKKKMLKFGALIQGVGAHIGLWRHPDAQVDASVSLEFYKSQAQIAEAGKFDLVFIADGLYINEQSIPHFLNRFEPITILSALAAVTNRIGLVGTLSTSYSEPFSVARQFASLDHISGGRAGWNVVTSPLEGSARNFNKGQHPSHAERYRIAEEHLQATRGLWNTWEDGFHSQPVIFQAGSSEAGRNLAAKSADAVLTEHEDIEKAKEFYRDVKARAKAYGRSEDDIAIMHGIGLIIGRTQEEAERKREEIANLVTIEGAIAHLGRFFEHHDFSQYPLDAPFPDLGDLGSNSYQSITGRIKRMAEEQKLTLRQVAFRAVTPPGEFVGTPLYIADLIQHWHEEGAADGFIIQTVTPKALEAFVEQVVPILQERGIYRTEYEKDTLRGNLELAIPTNSYLSRAEEVHL
- a CDS encoding sugar phosphate isomerase/epimerase family protein, giving the protein MRIAAQLYTLRDFLGTHQDIGNSLKKVKQMGYRAIQASGVGPIDDAEFKALADQEGLTICATHIGYNDLLNDMDSVIAKHQAWDCKYVGLGGLPEKFRENSQGYAAFAKQASEFGRQLKSAGLTFIYHNHDFEFSKYDGKTGMQILFEESDPDAVDFELDVYWVQAGGADPIEWIRKMDGRMKVVHFKDMIVTADRKQRFSEVGEGNMNFKGILQACEEIGVEWAAVEQDDCYDRNPFESLEISFTNLAKLGAKN